In Tachysurus vachellii isolate PV-2020 chromosome 10, HZAU_Pvac_v1, whole genome shotgun sequence, the following proteins share a genomic window:
- the znf839 gene encoding zinc finger protein 839, protein MADNEDESSNTNCPEVSPVSVSGSQTDASDTTSSQIQGENGAGSVQVVVSAEGGGERGLSRLVTVQNEPSADAKAADGSSEVIGDILSGEVLTSYVQACDNADDTVATECTTISSDFLSALGPATTIIYVQPDGSFVESSGLSVEEQQQLLEQLSKQQLVQVTGNEATRLIEQSQTLTPAPAPKPAQSTKPAVISSIDVQQVIDHVNKSQVRAQAELNRSHTTTPKLLQRSVQAQTPSYITLEAGNVISGQLTTTLQPQPFTIVQNASQQLQSVAKQVALHQSQNGAQPIPQKLAEPIHIQVHAPPKQDIKQHQAAPITILQSQSLPVSQSVVKVSTVGTVSTPQIIHITPVPGQQQYFLQNPGEPPIQLLLQKPAPVVSSISVPIVHKVQAPASSSNSTTAGKSPAAKPAAVSIHPTLILTPSTSVSSTTTKILNPPSKATTVVTKVSAPAVEKEKPKAKSRQKKPLKIQTRSGRVSRPPKHKVKDYKFIKTEDLAESHQSDSDDYSEISVEDEEGLEGKKKTDVDGLSLRSKAFKCETCEKSYIGFAGLNRHYKLKPTHDKSHTSSPVAKEDSKPTEEQTQSEAAKTNPVKEATTQKVQADSTRQIVPRRPGRPKGSGKSTLPKRLGRKPKRGRPGRPPKQQTALTLEQQAQRQRSRLTEFIQQYDDEDLMEIVLPRLAKVMTVWEFVLMKVENGHLSKQQFPSVYHEFEQLHSQVKKLAQEHFSISPASRAAIEVTNMDVLKSLGFTDPSSELTPLNSSNGQQCTIRNQSAKSPRNIENTRTLPPAKRFKMENCCGESNDSAVNQNGIEKRTANEDSMLLREPQVVLTRLENLANTDADPATRTEEAAMDTGECLLDPEAGKPQDDPDGELSEVLNSESSGSMDIADQVKQLEQVLSSETTDKEIVLNDENGNPSQTESLAEAESLVETVVSEVVMQSVEAQEGTPVFIQTAEGLVRQSAEELASKGIVIVNGPDGSTVHIEAPEGVPLETVHALLGIETERKT, encoded by the exons ATGGCGGACAACGAAGACGAGAGTAGTAACACGAACTGTCCCGAGGTTAGTCCTGTAAGTGTGAGCGGGTCTCAGACGGACGCATCGGACACCACTAGCTCTCAGATTCAGGGTGAAAACGGAGCCGGAAGCGTTCAAGTCGTGGTGAGCGCTGAAGGCGGCGGTGAACGAGGCCTGTCGCGGTTAGTAACCGTACAGAACGAACCGAGCGCGGACGCCAAAGCTGCTGACGGATCTTCAGAAGTGATCGGGGACATATTGAGCGGCGAAGTGCTAACGTCGTACGTGCAAGCGTGTGATAACGCAGACGACACCGTGGCGACAGAGTGCACGACAATTAGCAGCGATTTCTTGAGTGCTCTCGGGCCCGCGACTACCATCATCTACGTGCAGCCTGACGGGAGTTTCGTGGAGAGCTCTGGGCTTTCTGTAgaggagcagcagcagctcctGGAGCAGCTTTCCAAACAGCAGCTCGTTCAGGTCACTGGAAACGAAGCGACTCGTCTGATCGAGCAGAGTCAGACACTGACACCGGCACCAGCACCCAAACCTGCCCAGAGCACCAAACCTGCAGTAATATCTAGTATTGACGTGCAACAGGTTATAGATCACGTTAACAAGTCGCAGGTCCGCGCACAAGCTGAGCTGAACCGCTCCCACACAACGACCCCTAAACTCCTGCAGAGGAGCGTCCAAGCTCAGACTCCCTCGTATATAACTCTAGAGGCTGGAAATGTCATTTCAGGACAGCTGACTACTACGTTACAGCCCCAGCCGTTTACCATTGTGCAGAACGCATCACAGCAGCTGCAGAGTGTCGCCAAACAAGTGGCACTGCATCAGTCACAAAACGGTGCACAACCTATTCCTCAAAAG CTAGCTGAACCCATCCATATTCAAGTGCACGCTCCACCAAAACAGGACATTAAACAACACCAGGCCGCTCCCATCACCATCCTCCAGTCGCAGAGCTTGCCAGTAAGCCAGTCTGTGGTGAAAGTCTCCACTGTTGGCACAGTCAGTACTCCTCAGATTATCCACATCACACCTGTGCCTGGCCAGCAGCAATATTTCTTACAGAATCCAGGAGAACCACCCATTCAACTTCTCCTTCAGAAACCAGCACCTGTGGTTAGCAGCATTTCAGTTCCGATTGTGCATAAAGTCCAAGCTCCTGCCTCTTCTTCTAACTCCACCACTGCTGGAAAGAGTCCTGCAGCCAAGCCAGCTGCGGTCTCCATCCACCCCACCTTGATTTTAACCCCTTCCACTAGCGTTTCATCGACAACCACCAAAATATTAAATCCGCCCTCTAAGGCCACAACAGTGGTAACCAAGGTTTCAGCTCCAGCCGTTGAAAAAGAGAAACCCAAAGCGAAGAGCCGCCAGAAAAAGCCTTTGAAAATCCAGACACGCTCTGGTCGAGTGTCTCGGCCACCAAAGCATAAGGTAAAGGACTACAAGTTCATCAAAACCGAGGACTTGGCAGAGAGTCATCAGTCAGATTCTGATGACTACTCTGAGATCAGCGTGGAAGACGAAGAGGGACTTGAGGGCAAGAAGAAGACAGATGTTGATGGTTTGTCCCTCCGCAGCAAAGCTTTTAAATGTGAAACATGCGAGAAGTCCTACATAGGCTTTGCTGGTTTGAACAGACACTATAAACTTAAGCCAACTCATGACAAAAGTCACACATCATCTCCAGTTGCGAAAGAAGACTCTAAACCCACAGAAGAGCAAACACAGTCTGAAGCAGCTAAGACGAATCCTGTGAAGGAAGCCACGACTCAAAAA GTGCAAGCAGATTCTACAAGACAGATTGTTCCACGACGGCCTGGGAGACCTAAGGGGTCAGGGAAATCCACTCTTCCCAAAAGGCTGGGAAGGAAACCGAAGAGAGGAAGACCGGGTCGACCTCCTAAACAGCAAACAGCACTTACTTTGGAGCAGcaggcacagagacagagaagtcGACTCACAGAG TTTATACAGCAGTACGACGATGAAGACCTGATGGAGATTGTTCTTCCACGCCTGGCGAAGGTCATGACTGTATGGGAATTTGTGCTAATGAAG GTAGAAAATGGCCATTTGTCCAAGCAGCAGTTCCCCAGTGTGTATCATGAATTTGAGCAGCTCCACAGCCAGGTGAAGAAGTTGGCACAGGAGCACTTTAGTATTTCACCAGCTTCCCGAGCAGCTATCGAGGTCACCAATATGGAT GTCTTGAAATCGCTGGGTTTTACTGATCCATCTAGTGAATTAACACCCCTGAACTCGTCGAATGGACAACAGTGTACGATACGAAATCAATCTGCAAAGAGTCCACGGAATATCGAG AATACCAGGACGTTGCCTCCAGCAAAGAGGTTTAAAATGGAAAACTGCTGTGGCGAAAGCAACGATTCTGCGGTTAATCAGAACGGTATTGAGAAGCGCACGGCTAATGAGGACTCCATGCTGCTCCGGGAACCACAGGTGGTCCTGACCCGTTTAGAGAACTTGGCGAACACTGATGCAGACCCTGCAACAAGGACAGAAGAAGCAGCTATGGACACAGGAGAATGCCTTCTTGATCCTGAAGCTGGCAAACCTCAAGATGACCCTGACGGAGAGCTTTCAGAAGTTCTCAACAGTGAGAGCAGTGGGAGCATGGACATCGCGGATCAAGTGAAACAGCTGGAACAAGTGCTGAGCTCAGAAACAACAGATAAGGAAATCGTGCTGAATGATGAAAACGGTAACCCTTCACAAACCGAAAGTTTGGCCGAGGCAGAATCTTTAGTAGAAACTGTTGTCAGCGAGGTGGTGATGCAGTCTGTTGAGGCTCAGGAAGGAACCCCGGTATTTATTCAAACAGCAGAGGGCCTCGTTCGACAGAGTGCTGAGGAACTTGCTTCTAAGGGAATAGTGATTGTGAATGGGCCTGATGGCAGTACAGTGCACATCGAGGCTCCAGAAGGAGTTCCTTTAGAGACTGTCCATGCTCTATTAGGCATCGAAACTGAGAGAAAGACTTGA